One window from the genome of Pedobacter schmidteae encodes:
- a CDS encoding SH3 domain-containing protein → MALQEKYKELIDAAGSAGVSDLNVREQDGVLYIDGSTSGTVKQQLWDTYERLDPNYASGDLVMNINSVAGVSEGTKLKVTTNSSNLNIRKGPSTNDDIVGKAARNEVVTLVSKANDQWWLIKTDQGEEGYSFTQYLTPLA, encoded by the coding sequence ATGGCTTTACAAGAAAAATATAAAGAGCTAATAGATGCTGCCGGCAGTGCAGGCGTAAGCGATTTGAATGTACGCGAACAGGATGGCGTATTGTATATCGACGGTTCTACCAGTGGGACTGTAAAACAACAGCTATGGGATACTTATGAACGACTGGATCCAAACTATGCATCGGGCGACCTGGTGATGAATATCAATAGTGTAGCAGGTGTTTCGGAAGGCACAAAACTGAAAGTAACCACCAACAGTTCTAACCTGAATATCCGAAAAGGACCAAGCACCAATGATGATATTGTTGGAAAAGCGGCCAGAAATGAAGTTGTAACCCTGGTGAGCAAAGCAAACGATCAATGGTGGCTAATCAAAACCGATCAGGGAGAAGAAGGGTATTCTTTTACGCAATACCTGACACCCTTAGCGTAA
- a CDS encoding BON domain-containing protein — translation MMNKLMAAVMILAIMGAVLTACKSKPKDADLKAAIETLLQAKPAASGVTVSVDKGVATLTGQVNDEAAKEELGKASAGIAGVKSVVNNLSIAVASAPVTIAMDDPLTAAVKDATKDFPGVAATVSEGVITLKGEIQKANLQKLMMMLQALKPKKVDNSQLVIK, via the coding sequence ATGATGAACAAACTAATGGCAGCCGTAATGATACTTGCCATTATGGGGGCTGTTTTGACAGCTTGCAAAAGCAAGCCTAAAGATGCCGACTTGAAAGCTGCAATAGAAACCTTGTTACAGGCAAAACCTGCCGCCTCGGGTGTTACCGTTAGCGTAGATAAAGGTGTGGCCACCTTAACCGGGCAGGTAAACGATGAAGCTGCCAAAGAAGAATTAGGTAAGGCATCTGCAGGTATAGCAGGGGTAAAATCTGTAGTAAACAACCTGAGCATTGCAGTTGCAAGCGCCCCCGTAACCATCGCTATGGACGACCCTTTGACTGCAGCGGTAAAAGACGCGACCAAAGACTTTCCAGGTGTAGCGGCAACGGTATCAGAGGGTGTAATTACTTTAAAAGGAGAAATACAGAAAGCCAATCTTCAAAAACTGATGATGATGCTACAGGCGTTAAAACCTAAAAAAGTAGACAATTCTCAATTGGTGATTAAATAA
- a CDS encoding flagellar motor protein MotB → MKIFFLTATLSLFLFGCVSNKKYNELQTRYNELQQKGRDMNQKYQGSQQELAGSTSRVKSLEEQIAAERQNVAALQAALNKCLSSSKQGNVNISKLVDEINSSNKYIQHLVNTKNKSDSLNMVLTNNLTRSLSREEMRDVDVQVLKGVVYISLSDNMLYKSGSYEILPKAGETLSKIAKIIKDYRDYDVLIEGNTDNVPINQTNIRNNWDLSALRASSVVQALQNTYGVDPKRLTAGGRGEYNPVAANDTDTGKSKNRRTQIIITPKLDQFMELIDKAPEAKKE, encoded by the coding sequence ATGAAGATATTTTTTTTAACAGCCACGTTAAGCCTTTTTCTATTTGGGTGTGTAAGCAATAAGAAATACAATGAGTTGCAAACCCGGTATAATGAATTGCAGCAAAAAGGCAGGGACATGAACCAAAAGTATCAAGGCAGTCAGCAAGAGCTGGCAGGTTCCACATCTCGGGTAAAAAGTCTGGAAGAGCAGATTGCTGCCGAAAGGCAAAATGTAGCGGCGCTGCAGGCTGCATTAAACAAATGTCTCTCTTCTTCCAAGCAGGGAAATGTGAATATTTCTAAATTGGTGGATGAGATTAATTCTTCCAATAAATATATTCAGCACTTGGTAAATACAAAAAACAAAAGCGATTCCTTAAATATGGTACTGACCAATAACCTGACCCGTTCTTTAAGCAGAGAGGAGATGAGAGACGTTGATGTACAGGTTTTGAAAGGAGTGGTTTATATTTCCCTTTCTGATAATATGCTTTACAAGTCGGGTAGTTACGAAATATTGCCCAAAGCAGGAGAAACACTGAGTAAGATTGCCAAGATCATTAAAGATTATCGAGATTATGACGTATTGATTGAAGGCAATACTGATAATGTACCCATTAACCAGACGAATATAAGGAATAACTGGGATTTGAGTGCCTTAAGAGCTTCTTCTGTTGTGCAGGCGCTACAAAATACCTATGGGGTTGATCCTAAGCGTTTGACCGCGGGCGGGCGTGGAGAATATAATCCGGTAGCAGCTAATGATACGGATACAGGAAAAAGTAAAAACCGAAGGACACAGATTATCATCACGCCTAAACTGGATCAGTTTATGGAGCTGATAGATAAAGCTCCTGAAGCAAAAAAAGAGTAG
- a CDS encoding DEAD/DEAH box helicase codes for MLFNELNLIEPILNALQTEGYTQPTPIQEQSIPSILQQRDLLGCAQTGTGKTAAFAIPMLQLLTKPHTNTKVHKAIKALILTPTRELAIQIEESFKAYGRNLPLKHLVIFGGVGQKAQTDALQRGIDILVATPGRLLDLMNQGFINLRDIEIFVLDEADRMLDMGFIHDVKKVIAKLPAKRQTLFFSATMPKEIQSLADTILTNPVKVEVTPVSSTAEKIQQQIFFVEKNDKRGLLLHILKDKTIETALVFARTKHGSDRIVKDLIKVGIKAEAIHGNKSQNARQRALTNFKAKTTRILVATDIAARGIDVDELAHVINYELPNIPETYVHRIGRTGRAGLSGTAFSFCDPEEKEFLDDIEKLIGLKIPVTEDHPYAMSWQSLMAGAAAAKTKGKAKPSRGQRPERTSRPEKKEREPNLSGAKKTANGNRRWWKK; via the coding sequence TTGTTATTCAACGAATTAAATCTGATTGAGCCTATTTTAAATGCGCTGCAAACAGAAGGTTATACACAACCTACCCCCATACAAGAACAATCTATTCCATCTATACTACAACAACGGGATTTATTAGGCTGCGCACAAACAGGAACAGGAAAAACTGCTGCTTTTGCCATCCCAATGCTCCAATTGTTGACCAAGCCACATACCAATACAAAAGTACATAAGGCCATCAAGGCACTGATTTTGACACCAACCCGTGAGCTGGCAATACAAATTGAAGAGAGTTTTAAAGCTTATGGCCGGAACCTTCCGCTAAAACATCTGGTGATATTTGGTGGTGTTGGACAGAAAGCACAAACAGATGCACTGCAAAGAGGTATAGATATCCTGGTTGCCACTCCCGGCCGGTTACTAGACCTGATGAACCAGGGCTTTATCAACCTGCGCGATATCGAAATTTTTGTGCTTGACGAAGCTGATCGCATGCTGGACATGGGCTTTATCCATGACGTAAAAAAAGTAATTGCCAAATTACCTGCAAAGAGGCAGACCTTGTTTTTCTCGGCCACCATGCCCAAAGAAATACAATCACTGGCTGATACTATATTAACCAATCCGGTAAAGGTTGAGGTGACACCGGTATCGTCGACAGCAGAAAAAATACAACAACAGATTTTCTTTGTAGAAAAAAATGACAAAAGAGGTTTATTGCTGCATATTCTGAAAGACAAAACCATCGAAACAGCTCTGGTGTTTGCCAGAACCAAACATGGCTCCGACCGGATTGTTAAAGATCTGATTAAAGTTGGTATAAAGGCTGAAGCCATACACGGCAATAAATCACAAAATGCCCGACAAAGGGCACTGACCAATTTCAAAGCAAAAACAACACGGATTTTGGTGGCAACTGATATTGCAGCCCGTGGTATTGATGTGGACGAACTGGCCCATGTGATCAATTATGAACTACCCAATATTCCCGAAACCTATGTTCACCGTATCGGTCGTACAGGTCGCGCGGGATTGAGTGGCACCGCATTTTCATTCTGCGATCCCGAAGAAAAGGAATTTTTGGATGACATTGAAAAGCTGATTGGTTTAAAAATTCCGGTAACTGAAGATCATCCTTATGCCATGAGCTGGCAAAGTCTGATGGCAGGAGCCGCTGCAGCAAAAACTAAAGGCAAAGCAAAGCCTTCGCGCGGACAACGTCCTGAAAGAACTTCCCGTCCGGAGAAAAAAGAACGTGAGCCCAATTTAAGTGGCGCAAAAAAGACAGCCAATGGCAATCGCCGTTGGTGGAAAAAGTAA
- a CDS encoding DNA topoisomerase IV subunit B: MAEPNYNEDSIRSLDWKEHIRLRPGMYIGKLGDGSAQDDGIYVLLKEIVDNSIDEFVMGSGRTIEITVSDQKVNVRDYGRGIPLGKVIDCVSKINTGGKYDSKAFQKSVGLNGVGTKAVNALSTNFVVQSYRDNKTKKVEFSKGEIVVENDVIDTTQRNGTAITFYPDETIFRNYHYIPDFVESMIWNYVFLNAGLTINFNGQKYFSERGLYDLLHKHADVESVRYPIIHLVGSDIEIAMTHGQQYGEDYHSFVNGQHTTQGGTHQAAFREAVVKTIREFYKKEYDASDIRSSIIAAISVRVQEPVFESQTKTKLGSQNMGPDGPSVRTFINDFVKKELDDYLHKHPDVADALLKRILQSERERKDIAGIKKLANDRAKKASLHNKKLRDCKVHFNSTHDKRYETTLFITEGDSASGSITKSRDVDCQAVFSLKGKPLNCYELTKKVVYENEEFNLLQHALNIEDGLDGLHYNNIVIATDADVDGMHIRLLMMTFFLQFFPDLVRAGHVYILQTPLFRVRNKKETIYCYSDDERKRAIEKLGNKPEITRFKGLGEISPDEFGLFIGKDIRLDPVILKDQTIKNLLEYYMGKNTPDRQQHIIKNLRIEKDEVDVVATEAEITAGEAVDDTLDVA; the protein is encoded by the coding sequence ATGGCAGAACCGAATTATAACGAAGATAGTATCCGCTCTCTTGACTGGAAAGAACACATCAGACTACGTCCCGGCATGTATATCGGGAAGCTGGGCGATGGTTCGGCCCAGGATGATGGGATATATGTGTTGCTGAAGGAGATTGTAGATAACTCCATTGATGAGTTTGTAATGGGGTCTGGACGTACCATTGAAATCACGGTTTCCGATCAGAAGGTTAATGTGAGGGATTACGGCCGTGGGATTCCTTTGGGTAAAGTAATTGATTGCGTATCTAAAATCAATACCGGGGGTAAATACGATAGCAAAGCCTTTCAAAAATCGGTAGGTTTGAACGGGGTGGGTACCAAGGCGGTGAATGCGTTGTCAACAAATTTTGTGGTACAGTCTTACCGCGATAACAAGACCAAGAAGGTGGAGTTCTCTAAGGGAGAAATTGTAGTTGAAAATGACGTTATCGATACCACCCAACGGAATGGTACTGCCATTACCTTTTATCCGGATGAGACTATTTTCAGAAACTATCATTATATCCCCGATTTTGTAGAGAGCATGATCTGGAATTATGTATTCCTGAATGCAGGTTTGACCATTAATTTTAACGGACAAAAATACTTTTCGGAAAGAGGTCTTTATGATCTTTTACATAAGCATGCAGATGTAGAAAGCGTGCGTTATCCCATCATACACCTGGTGGGTAGCGATATCGAGATTGCCATGACGCACGGACAGCAATATGGCGAAGATTACCATTCTTTTGTCAACGGACAGCATACTACTCAGGGCGGTACGCATCAGGCTGCTTTTAGAGAGGCTGTTGTAAAAACCATACGCGAATTTTATAAAAAAGAATATGATGCTTCCGATATCAGGTCTTCTATCATAGCGGCCATTTCTGTTCGTGTACAGGAACCTGTATTTGAATCGCAGACAAAAACCAAATTGGGTTCACAAAATATGGGGCCGGATGGGCCTTCGGTGCGTACATTTATCAATGACTTTGTTAAAAAGGAACTGGACGATTACCTGCACAAACATCCCGATGTGGCAGATGCCCTGTTGAAAAGAATCTTACAATCGGAACGCGAGCGTAAAGACATTGCAGGCATCAAGAAACTGGCCAATGACAGGGCCAAAAAAGCTTCATTACATAATAAAAAATTGAGAGACTGTAAGGTTCATTTTAACAGTACGCATGATAAACGTTATGAAACTACCCTGTTCATTACAGAGGGGGATTCTGCTTCGGGTTCGATTACGAAATCAAGGGATGTAGATTGCCAGGCGGTATTCAGTTTAAAGGGAAAACCTTTAAATTGTTATGAGCTGACCAAAAAGGTAGTGTATGAAAATGAAGAGTTTAACCTTTTACAGCATGCTTTAAATATTGAAGACGGACTGGACGGACTGCATTACAACAATATTGTAATTGCAACAGATGCGGATGTGGATGGAATGCACATCAGGTTGCTGATGATGACGTTTTTTCTGCAGTTTTTCCCTGACCTGGTACGTGCCGGACATGTGTATATTTTGCAAACCCCATTGTTCAGGGTGCGTAATAAAAAAGAAACCATTTACTGTTACAGTGATGATGAACGCAAAAGGGCCATTGAAAAATTAGGGAATAAGCCCGAAATTACACGATTTAAAGGCTTGGGTGAGATTTCGCCCGATGAGTTTGGATTATTTATCGGTAAAGACATCAGGCTGGACCCGGTAATCCTTAAAGACCAGACGATTAAAAATTTGCTGGAATATTATATGGGTAAAAATACGCCCGACAGACAGCAACACATCATTAAAAACCTTAGAATAGAGAAGGATGAAGTAGATGTCGTGGCAACAGAAGCGGAGATTACCGCCGGTGAAGCTGTGGATGACACTTTGGATGTTGCTTAA
- a CDS encoding ATP-binding protein has product MNELKRNVIELVKLKEDYSKVDSCIYILYQAENNSRMYAVTADRAYIKKFSGQIQKVSAFLGELNINVDDNVIAPDIKRLLKQKKQKTENYLKLRKLTDSLVIGFSQLGLVEREVEAKIELPTAKKEFKTVTSFDTIKHQPVPKKKFFGRLAEAFSAKKKVDTSLTIIKTEKNIVVNQDVRSFNKTQLKKIEEYYKRLYNNANKLKSDEKAILVLNSKLVTQIIFILQAFKKDDIGYMMETRAILGNDLLLDINSLDWITMINVLLLVSLVVIILYNIIKLYKKEKVLITLGKRASQDAHSKSRFLANMSHEIRTPLNSVVGFSEQLSKSNLNIEQRGQVEAIRNSSEMLLALVNEILDFSKYEVGKINLEKVPFLPDEEIMEVFNSMNVLAMNKNLLLENKVTLEKGVCLLGDPLRLKQLLMNLLTNAIKFTSSGKVTLKVNLVHHGKKQAVLKVHVEDTGIGIAAQDLEFIFDEFAQVYSATKQGTGLGLAICKKIVELQGGKIDVTSVLGKGSVFSFEIPYELTKIKEEVTVKTSDVPAAGKLTGKHILLVDDNKMNVLLAQTVLKKWEMGFDCAYDGKEALELFKKNDYDLILTDIQMPIMGGVELTHEVRYNGDFAKARIPILGITAHVMQEDRDAYLKAGMNDLVLKPFLEQELIDKIAKYI; this is encoded by the coding sequence ATGAATGAGTTGAAACGGAATGTAATAGAGCTGGTTAAGTTAAAAGAGGATTATTCTAAAGTAGACAGTTGTATCTATATCTTATATCAGGCAGAAAATAATTCTCGTATGTATGCCGTTACAGCGGATAGGGCATACATCAAAAAATTCTCGGGTCAAATACAAAAAGTGTCTGCATTTCTGGGTGAACTGAACATCAATGTGGATGATAATGTGATCGCACCAGATATCAAAAGACTGCTCAAACAAAAAAAGCAAAAAACAGAGAACTACCTGAAGCTTCGAAAACTTACAGATAGCCTGGTTATCGGTTTTTCTCAGCTTGGTCTGGTAGAAAGGGAAGTAGAAGCTAAAATTGAATTGCCTACAGCAAAAAAGGAGTTTAAGACCGTTACCAGCTTTGATACTATCAAACATCAGCCTGTTCCGAAAAAGAAATTCTTTGGGCGACTGGCGGAAGCTTTTTCTGCCAAAAAGAAGGTAGACACCTCGCTAACCATCATTAAGACAGAAAAAAATATTGTTGTCAATCAGGATGTACGAAGTTTTAATAAAACACAACTCAAAAAAATAGAGGAGTATTATAAGCGATTGTATAACAACGCCAATAAATTGAAAAGCGATGAAAAGGCTATTCTGGTACTCAATAGTAAGTTGGTAACACAGATCATTTTTATCCTGCAAGCTTTTAAAAAGGATGATATTGGCTATATGATGGAAACCAGGGCTATATTAGGTAATGATTTACTGCTAGATATTAATTCACTGGACTGGATTACCATGATCAATGTTTTATTACTCGTTAGTTTGGTCGTTATTATTTTATACAATATCATTAAGCTGTATAAAAAAGAAAAAGTACTGATCACGCTGGGAAAAAGAGCTTCCCAGGATGCGCATTCAAAAAGTCGTTTTTTGGCCAACATGAGTCACGAAATACGTACCCCGCTCAATTCGGTAGTTGGATTTTCTGAACAATTGAGCAAAAGTAACCTGAACATTGAGCAAAGGGGACAGGTTGAAGCGATCCGTAACTCCTCGGAAATGTTACTGGCCCTGGTAAACGAAATTCTTGATTTCTCTAAATATGAGGTTGGTAAAATAAATTTAGAAAAAGTGCCTTTTCTGCCTGATGAAGAAATCATGGAGGTGTTTAACAGTATGAATGTGCTGGCCATGAATAAGAATCTGCTGCTGGAGAATAAAGTTACGCTGGAAAAAGGAGTTTGTCTGCTGGGCGACCCCTTAAGGTTGAAACAGCTGCTAATGAATTTGCTGACGAATGCTATCAAGTTTACATCCAGTGGTAAGGTAACTTTAAAAGTAAACCTGGTGCATCATGGCAAAAAGCAGGCGGTGTTGAAGGTCCATGTGGAAGATACAGGAATAGGCATTGCGGCACAAGATCTGGAGTTTATTTTTGATGAATTTGCCCAGGTATATTCTGCGACTAAACAGGGGACTGGGCTTGGGCTGGCTATCTGTAAAAAAATTGTAGAGTTGCAGGGCGGTAAAATTGATGTGACCAGTGTACTGGGAAAAGGGTCGGTATTTAGTTTTGAAATTCCTTACGAACTGACTAAAATAAAAGAAGAGGTTACTGTAAAAACGTCAGATGTTCCTGCTGCGGGCAAACTTACCGGCAAACATATTTTGCTGGTAGATGACAATAAAATGAATGTGCTGCTGGCCCAAACGGTATTGAAGAAATGGGAAATGGGATTTGATTGTGCATACGATGGTAAAGAAGCACTTGAATTGTTTAAAAAGAATGACTACGACCTCATTTTGACCGATATTCAAATGCCAATAATGGGGGGCGTGGAACTTACTCATGAGGTAAGGTACAACGGCGATTTTGCCAAGGCCAGAATTCCTATTCTCGGTATTACGGCCCATGTGATGCAGGAAGATAGAGATGCCTACTTGAAAGCAGGAATGAACGACCTGGTTTTAAAGCCTTTCCTGGAACAGGAACTGATTGATAAGATTGCTAAATATATATAA
- a CDS encoding YihY/virulence factor BrkB family protein, protein MTFFKKAKHFVKATAHLFIAAGKGFMEDRVMKLSAALAYYTIFSLTPLIIIVISAASLFLGDTPGNNDIGINPREELFSEIRDLVGPDAAAQLQTFVNNANTTGKSTLGLIIGIVTLVIGATAIFIEIQDSINLIWKVKAVPKKGWKKLIINRLLSFSLIVSLGFLLLVSLIISSVVVAIGDKLGYLITSSKIGEYIPVAGDTTTLLITILNNAITLAAVTAVFTIIFKVLPDVKLKWKPAIIGALFTALLFSLGKFVIGIYIEKGNPGSAFGAASSLIVILLWVYYTAIILYFGAEFTQAYAERYAKGIMPSKYAVHTKIVVVEEKVAVLPPQHPEDTKV, encoded by the coding sequence ATGACATTTTTCAAAAAAGCAAAACATTTTGTAAAGGCCACCGCTCATTTGTTCATTGCTGCCGGAAAAGGCTTTATGGAAGATCGTGTGATGAAACTAAGTGCAGCGCTGGCTTACTACACCATCTTTTCGTTAACACCGCTGATTATCATTGTCATTTCGGCTGCCAGCCTGTTTTTGGGTGATACTCCCGGCAATAATGATATTGGTATCAATCCAAGGGAGGAATTGTTTTCGGAAATACGGGACCTGGTAGGTCCGGATGCGGCGGCACAACTGCAAACCTTTGTAAACAATGCCAATACCACCGGAAAAAGTACTCTGGGCCTCATCATCGGCATCGTAACCCTGGTTATTGGTGCCACAGCCATTTTTATTGAAATTCAGGATAGCATTAATCTGATCTGGAAAGTAAAGGCTGTACCTAAAAAAGGTTGGAAAAAACTGATCATTAACAGGCTATTGTCTTTCTCATTGATCGTTTCCTTAGGTTTCTTATTGCTGGTATCACTCATTATCAGCAGTGTGGTAGTGGCCATAGGCGATAAACTTGGCTATCTGATCACCTCCAGTAAAATTGGGGAGTACATTCCTGTTGCAGGCGACACCACTACACTCCTGATCACTATTTTAAACAACGCCATTACCCTGGCCGCAGTTACAGCTGTATTTACCATCATATTTAAAGTACTACCGGATGTTAAATTAAAATGGAAACCAGCCATTATCGGAGCACTATTTACGGCTTTGCTGTTTAGCCTGGGCAAATTTGTTATCGGAATTTACATAGAAAAAGGCAATCCGGGTTCGGCTTTTGGAGCAGCAAGCTCCCTTATTGTAATTCTATTGTGGGTTTATTATACAGCCATTATCCTCTATTTCGGGGCCGAGTTTACTCAGGCTTATGCAGAGCGTTATGCCAAAGGAATTATGCCAAGCAAATACGCTGTACACACAAAAATTGTGGTTGTAGAAGAAAAGGTTGCCGTGTTGCCACCACAACATCCCGAAGATACCAAAGTATAG
- a CDS encoding BamA/TamA family outer membrane protein → MKQLTRSSLLILVLAGLVWSGCSTTRSLKPGQYLYTGADIIINPDSSTKIPNQKEIKEVLESKTIPRPNKSFLGIKFKLGIYNLAGEPTKPKGGLRNWLRKNGEPPVLLSAVKISYNNAILKSYLISQGYLQSEVTGDTVIRGKKGKAVYTAKTGVRYKINSVTFPKDSSGIAGVVNQHKDKTLLKPGSNYDLEVFKNERIRIDNDLKEKGYFYFSPDYLILQVDSTIGKHLVDIRVKVKDIAPDASLKPYSIKDINIFPNYSLRRDSVLRRSTPTVYKDFKIYDTRNTFKPGLFDRLVFFKQGEYYNRTDHNKSLNRMVNIGVFQAVKAEFLPVDSFRNNQLNLNVYLTPLKKNSLTFSVTGTSKSNNFVGSELKLTQTTRNLFRGAEQLDVSASGGFETQVSGVAKGLNSYSFTTEAKLTFPRFITPFKGLNSTNNFIPKTIASLSYQLLSRGSSYNLNSFKAEFGYNWKENQYKEHTFNPISVNYVTSKVTAPRPDSLFDANPGLKKNLEKQFIIGSNYNFTYSDQMNTSQRNNIYFNGSLETGGNVWGMFASKNAEGKKSIFGTPINQFVRLEADLRNYFKVTKNITWANRLNLGYGYAYGNGSSLPFVRQFFAGGTNDIRAFAARSLGPGTYYYKNYLKPGQDASYTDQSGDIKAMINSELRFKMVSILYGALFVDAGNVWLRKEDMGTPPSPEDPLGTPARPGSGFKIQNALKEMAVGTGAGIRLDATIFVIRLDVAFPVRKPYLPEGKRWVFNEIDFGNKTWRKENLIYNIGIGYPF, encoded by the coding sequence ATGAAACAACTAACTAGATCCAGTTTATTGATACTTGTATTGGCGGGCTTAGTGTGGTCTGGCTGTAGCACTACCAGAAGTCTGAAGCCGGGGCAATATTTATACACCGGAGCTGACATCATTATCAACCCCGATAGCTCCACAAAAATCCCCAATCAAAAGGAGATTAAAGAAGTTCTGGAAAGTAAAACCATTCCAAGGCCAAACAAGTCATTTCTGGGCATAAAGTTTAAACTGGGCATTTACAATCTGGCTGGTGAGCCTACAAAACCTAAAGGAGGATTAAGGAACTGGCTGCGAAAAAATGGAGAACCTCCGGTATTACTTAGTGCTGTAAAAATCTCCTACAATAACGCCATATTAAAAAGTTACCTGATCAGTCAGGGGTACCTGCAATCGGAAGTAACTGGCGATACTGTAATCAGAGGTAAGAAAGGCAAAGCAGTATACACAGCAAAAACCGGCGTGAGGTATAAAATCAATAGCGTAACTTTTCCTAAGGACAGCTCGGGAATTGCCGGCGTTGTAAATCAACATAAAGACAAAACACTTTTAAAACCAGGCAGCAATTATGATCTGGAAGTTTTTAAAAATGAACGAATACGTATTGACAATGACCTGAAAGAAAAAGGATATTTTTATTTCAGTCCCGATTACCTGATTTTGCAGGTAGACAGCACTATTGGTAAACATCTGGTAGACATCAGGGTGAAAGTAAAAGATATTGCTCCGGATGCCAGCCTAAAGCCTTATAGCATCAAAGACATTAACATTTTCCCCAATTACAGTTTAAGACGTGATAGCGTATTGAGAAGATCCACACCAACTGTATACAAAGATTTTAAGATTTATGATACCAGAAACACCTTTAAACCCGGACTGTTTGACCGGTTGGTGTTTTTTAAACAAGGCGAATACTACAATAGGACCGATCACAACAAATCGTTGAACCGTATGGTCAATATCGGTGTTTTCCAGGCGGTGAAAGCCGAGTTCCTTCCGGTCGACAGCTTTAGAAACAATCAGCTCAACCTGAACGTATATTTAACTCCCTTAAAGAAAAACTCATTAACCTTTTCGGTTACCGGAACCAGCAAATCCAATAATTTTGTAGGTTCAGAACTTAAACTGACCCAAACCACCCGTAATTTGTTCAGAGGTGCAGAACAACTGGATGTAAGTGCCAGCGGTGGTTTCGAAACCCAGGTTAGCGGTGTGGCAAAAGGTTTGAATTCTTATTCCTTTACTACCGAGGCCAAACTAACCTTCCCAAGGTTCATTACCCCTTTCAAGGGGCTCAACAGCACCAACAATTTTATCCCGAAAACGATAGCTTCCTTATCGTATCAGTTGCTAAGCAGGGGCTCATCTTATAACCTGAATTCATTTAAAGCTGAGTTTGGATACAACTGGAAAGAAAACCAATACAAAGAACATACTTTTAACCCAATATCTGTCAACTACGTCACGTCAAAAGTAACAGCTCCCAGACCAGATAGTCTTTTCGATGCCAACCCCGGCTTGAAAAAAAACCTGGAAAAACAGTTCATCATTGGCAGCAATTACAACTTTACGTACAGCGATCAGATGAATACTTCGCAAAGAAATAACATCTATTTTAATGGAAGTCTGGAAACTGGTGGCAATGTATGGGGCATGTTTGCCTCTAAAAATGCAGAGGGTAAAAAGTCGATATTTGGCACACCTATTAATCAGTTTGTCCGCCTGGAAGCCGATTTAAGAAATTACTTCAAAGTAACCAAAAATATAACCTGGGCAAACCGATTAAACCTTGGTTATGGTTATGCCTATGGCAACGGCTCCTCCCTCCCATTTGTACGCCAGTTTTTTGCCGGAGGTACAAACGACATCCGTGCTTTTGCGGCACGCTCTTTAGGTCCAGGTACTTATTATTACAAAAATTACCTAAAACCTGGGCAGGATGCCAGTTATACCGATCAGAGTGGCGACATTAAAGCAATGATAAATTCCGAACTCCGGTTCAAAATGGTTAGCATTTTATATGGAGCATTATTTGTAGATGCCGGCAATGTGTGGCTTAGAAAGGAAGATATGGGTACACCACCAAGCCCGGAAGATCCGTTAGGAACACCAGCGCGTCCGGGATCAGGATTTAAAATCCAGAATGCACTAAAAGAAATGGCTGTAGGTACAGGTGCAGGAATTCGCCTGGATGCTACTATCTTTGTCATTCGTCTGGATGTGGCCTTCCCTGTGCGGAAACCTTACCTGCCGGAAGGTAAAAGGTGGGTATTTAACGAGATCGATTTTGGTAACAAAACCTGGCGTAAAGAAAACTTAATTTATAACATTGGCATAGGATATCCTTTTTAA